Sequence from the Sphingobacteriaceae bacterium GW460-11-11-14-LB5 genome:
ATGAACCATCAGCATCTAAAACGGCTGTAGTATTGTGGTATAATCCTTCCGCACGTTTCTCAAACAAAGAAGCAATAATGACCACGCCTAATTCTTTGGCTACCACTTGCAAAGCATCGGTAGATGGACCCGGAATAGCTTCTGCCAGATCAAAATTATCGTAATCTTCAACATCGCAGAAATACAGCGAAGTAAAAAGCTCTTGCAAACACACAATCTGCGCACCTTTTGCTGCCGCTTCCCTTACTTTCGCAATCGCTTTATCTAAATTTTCCTGCTTAACTTTAGTACAACTCATTTGCACTAAGCCAACTTTTACTTTCTTCATATTTTTGAAATGAGAGAATGAGAGAATGATAAAATGATTGAATGCTTAATGTAAGGCCATTCACTCACTCAAAATTCAGTCATTCAAAATTAGGCTGCAAAGTTACTAAAAAGGTTGAAGGTATAAAGGTTGAAGATGTAAGGTTTGTATAAAAATATGAGAAAAGAGTTGGTTGTATTTTGAATAGTTATTGGTTGGGCTATTATTAATAGATTAAGCAAAAAGTTCGTCATTGCGAGGAGGAACGACGAAGCAATCTTAATGCGGATGCCAGTAGCGATTGTTGTAAGGTTGCTTCCCCGAAAGGTCGGGACAGGCTGTCGGCTGAAAAAGCCTTCTCGCAATGACGATATTACGGTGTTTATTTAGTAATAAAACAAAAAGCCCCAACTTACGCTGAGGCTTTCCTTTTTAATTTAAAGACCAATTATGGATTAATGTTATCCTTTTTAGGTTTTGGTTTTGTCTCTACAATTTCTGCAACGGCTACCACTTCTTTACGTGTCTGAGGATCCATTAATTCCATCAGTTTTAAGCCCAGCAAGCCATCCATTGCCGAACCGCCATGGTTACCACCACTGCCACCAATTAACACATCAGGGATCAGTTTCACATTACCTTTTGATAACTCTTCGGTAATTTTGTAACGGGTAAAGTTTTCGCCGCCCAAAGCTTTCACCGCAAGTTCATATGCTTCTGCGGTTGACTTACCTACCGCTAAAATTTTACCCGCCTCGGCGCTACCGGTTAACGAAATCTGTTCGGCCTCTGCTGAAGCCCTTAATTTAATCGCTTCCGAATCGGCCTGCGCCCTTGCTTTGGTTGCTTCAGCCTCGGCATGGGCCCTCATTTTTGTGGCCTCAGCTTCTGCGCCCACAGCCAGTTTTACACCGGCAGCATCACCTTCTGATTTTTTCACGGTTGCACTTGCCGTACGTTCGGCAATCTCTACACTTTGTTGCGCTTTCACAATATCTTTCTGCATATCGGCAATGGCCGTTTCTTTCTCCATCCCCTGACGCGTTTCCTGCGCCTGTTTCTGGGTTTCGTAAGTAACCTTTTGTTCTTCCGCAATTTTACGGTCGGTTAAAGTTTTCATTAACGATTCTGGCGGAACAATGTCACCGATCAGCGTATCAACCGCATTTACGTTATATTCGTCAAGCACTTTGCGGATATGCTCTTTAGCTGACTCCTGACGCTCTTTACGGGTACTCAAGAAAGCAATCACATCACTTCCCTGCGCCGAGTTACGGAAATAGTTACCAATGGTGGGTTCTAAAACCTGCGAAACCAGGTTAACCATGTTACCAAAACGTGCAATTACCTTAGGCGCTTCTGTAGTGGGCACGTGGATAATCTGCGCCACATCTAAATTGAAGGGGAAACCATCTCTTGAACGTACGGTAATGGTTGACAGGTTTTTATCCAAATTGTGTGCTTCGCTACGTGCTGACGCCCAGTTTAACACTAAATTGGTTGTTGGTACCAGTTCTACTTTCATGATGTATTTGTTAATCGGGTATTTTCCGGGGCCAAGTGGTTCCAGCCAAACACCTTTAGAACCTTTACCCACGATATTACCGTGTTTAAAATCGGCACCGGTTAAATCATTTCCATCGGTACCAATAAACGAGATCACCACGCCTACATAACCGATTGCGATTTCGGTCATCGGAATTTCCTCCAGCTGAATAGCCCATGGGTTAAGGTTGTAAGATCCTGCTAAAATGACCTGGGGCTGTAAACCACGGTTACCACCTTGTTTAATAAAGGCATCGAAATCCTGAAAATTGTTGTGTCCATCAACCAGTTTACCGGCAATCTGGTTGGCCTCAATCGGCAATCCATCCAACGTGGTTACAATACCCACCATACTTTCCTGTATCCTGACCATATCGGTAACGGAAACCTGGAACAACATGGTATTGATACGATAAGAACCCGAAGTAATGTAAGAAGTCTGCCGGCCTCGCTGCCCGCCATTTTCGAGAAACTTCACTGCATCCTGGAAATTATCAGATTCTACTTTTTGCCCAAGGATATTCCCTGTCGGGATTTCCGAGCCGTCTTTGGCCATGATGAGTCCGATTTTACCTTCTGGAATAACGGTAAACTGTTCCATGGTTACACTATACTGCCAAAACCACATTCCGAAATACAATCCCGGGGCGAGCGTTTTTCCTTGAAAACCAGCCTCACCTTTGATGGCAATGATGCGCCCGTCGGGCAATTCGCGATCAGCACCAAAGAGCACGAATTTTTTGGTAATTAAGCCGATCCTGTCTTCGGGAACAATAACCATCCCGAATAAGAAACGTAAAATATATTTGTATAAAACTAAGCACAACAGTGCCACTAAAACCCACCAATAGTTAGAAATGAGCGATTCCATAATTTATATTATTTTTCTGTTTTTTTTAGCTTAATAAACCATTTATTAAGCATGATATGGACAGCAAACCGTATGCTTTGTTACTATTTTTAACACTTATTTTTAAACTATTTTTTATTGATTTTAAGGCCTCAAAGATGACTCAGGATTGATTTTAACCAAAATCCCAACTGCAGATGACATTTTTGCCAATAACCGAACTGAACGCTTATAAACACTAAAAACTAACCTTTTAGGTTCTCCTGAATACCTGGGGAAATTTTAAATGTATAAACTACAATTAAAAGGAAAAAGTCGTCCTTTTTTAGACCTATACAATTGACCGAATTGGAGTACAGTAATTGATCTGTTTTGGGTTTTACGCCAGAGAAAAATACCTTGATATAAATTTGCCCAGAAGAGCAGAACCCAGGTAACCTAAACCCGATTGCACGAATGCGCCCGATTTAAGCGTTTATCCTTGTTTTTTTATGGCGTGCTTGCCTGTTTCACAGGTTTGATCGGGGCAGAAGGGAAAGTGGGACTGGAACTAACCTAAGCACACAGAAACCTGCTTTTCAAATGATTTACGAACAGAGACACGAAAATCACAAGGTTTTATACACCAATCTCTTCACGGTATTCCTGTTGTAATTCGAATAAACATTTGGCACAAAGACAGCCATCGTACAATTCGGAGATGTATTGTACTTCA
This genomic interval carries:
- a CDS encoding band 7 protein, producing the protein MESLISNYWWVLVALLCLVLYKYILRFLFGMVIVPEDRIGLITKKFVLFGADRELPDGRIIAIKGEAGFQGKTLAPGLYFGMWFWQYSVTMEQFTVIPEGKIGLIMAKDGSEIPTGNILGQKVESDNFQDAVKFLENGGQRGRQTSYITSGSYRINTMLFQVSVTDMVRIQESMVGIVTTLDGLPIEANQIAGKLVDGHNNFQDFDAFIKQGGNRGLQPQVILAGSYNLNPWAIQLEEIPMTEIAIGYVGVVISFIGTDGNDLTGADFKHGNIVGKGSKGVWLEPLGPGKYPINKYIMKVELVPTTNLVLNWASARSEAHNLDKNLSTITVRSRDGFPFNLDVAQIIHVPTTEAPKVIARFGNMVNLVSQVLEPTIGNYFRNSAQGSDVIAFLSTRKERQESAKEHIRKVLDEYNVNAVDTLIGDIVPPESLMKTLTDRKIAEEQKVTYETQKQAQETRQGMEKETAIADMQKDIVKAQQSVEIAERTASATVKKSEGDAAGVKLAVGAEAEATKMRAHAEAEATKARAQADSEAIKLRASAEAEQISLTGSAEAGKILAVGKSTAEAYELAVKALGGENFTRYKITEELSKGNVKLIPDVLIGGSGGNHGGSAMDGLLGLKLMELMDPQTRKEVVAVAEIVETKPKPKKDNINP